GACCCCGCTGCTGAACGCGGCGGTCTACTACTTCATCTTCGGCGTGCTGCTCGGCACCAAGCACAACGTCCCGGACTACGTGCCGTTCCTGGTCACGGGCGTGTTCATCTGGACGTTCACGCAGAGCTCGATCATGGCGGGCACCCGGGCCATCGCCGGCAACCTCGGCCTGGTGCGCGCCCTGCACTTCCCGCGCGCCGCCCTGCCGATCTCCTTCGCGCTCCAGCAGCTCCAGCAGCTGCTGTTCTCGATGGCCGCCCTGGTCGTCATCCTGCTCTGCTTCGGCGTGCCGGTCGCCGCCTCCTGGCTGCTGGCGCTCCCCGCGCTGGTCCTGCAGTTCGTCTTCAACGCGGGCGTGTCGATGATCATGGCGCGGATGGGCGCCAAGACCCCGGACATCGCCCAGCTCATGCCGTTCGTGCTGCGGACCTGGATGTACGTGTCCGGGGTCATGTGGAGCATCGACAAGCTCACCAAGAAGGACCACCTGCCGCACGTCGTCACGGTCCTGCTGGAGACCAACCCGGCCGCGGTCTACATCGACCTCATGCGGTACGCGCTGATCGACAGCTTCCACGCCCACCAGCTGCCCCCGCACGTGTGGGCGACGGCCGTCGGCTGGGCCCTGCTCGCCGGCGTCGGCGGCTTCATCTACTTCTGGAAGGCTGAGGAGACGTACGGCCGTGGCTGAGCAGACCTTCGCGGACGCGCCCGAGAACCGCGGGACCACCGAGCAGATCCCCACCGTCGTCGCCGACCGCGTCGACATCGTCTACCGGGTCAACGGCACCGGCGCGGGCCGCGGCTCCGCCACCGCCGCCCTCAACCGCATGCTGCGCCGCAAGCAGGCCGAGAAGGCGGCCGGCGTCCGCAGGGTGCACGCGGTGAAGAGGGTTTCCTTCGTCGCCTATAAGGGTGAAGCCATCGGCCTCATCGGCACCAACGGATCCGGCAAGTCGACCTTGCTCAAGGCGGTCGCCGGACTGCTGCCGGTCGAGAACGGACACATCTACACCGACGGCCAGCCCTCGCTGCTCGGCGTCAACGCGGCCCTGATGAACGACCTCACCGGCGAGCGCAACGTGCACCTCGGCGGCCTCGCCATGGGCATGTCCCGGGAGCAGATCAAGGAGCGCTACCAGGACATCGTCGACTTCTCCGGGATCAACGAGAAGGGCGACTTCATCACCCTGCCGATGCGCACGTACTCCTCCGGCATGGCCGCCCGCCTGCGGTTCTCCATCGCGGCCGCGAAGGACCACGACGTCCTGCTGATCGACGAGGCCCTCGCGACCGGCGACCGCTCCTTCCAGAAGCGCTCCGAGGAACGGATCCGCGAGCTGCGCCGGCACGCGGGCACGGTCTTCCTCGTCAGCCACAACAACAAGTCCATCCGCGACACCTGCGAGCGGGTGCTGTGGCTGGAGCGCGGCGAGCTGCGCATGGACGGGCCGACCGAGGACGTCCTCAAGGAGTACGAGGCCTTCACCGGCGACAAGAGCGACAAGCCGGCCAAACCGGCGAAGAAGACGGACCCGAAGAAGAAGGCGGCGCAACCCACGGCGCCTGATGTTCCTCTACCTTCTTAAGGCTTCCTCTTACCCCAGGCGTGGTTATCCCTTTCACCCTTCTAGTGACAGTATGTTAAGAAAGGTCCCCCCCCAGACGACAAGGCGAAGGAGTCCACCCGCGATGCCCCAACTGAGCGTCATCGTCTACGGGCCGAACACCCAGGGGCATCTGACGGAACTCCTCGACGCCCTGGAGTCCCGGCCCCTCCCGGACGCCGAGGTGATCGTCGCCGCGGTCGGCGACTGGGCCCGGGAGACGGCCGAGGGCCACGCGCCCCACACCGTCGTCGTCCCCCTGCCGGAGGGCACCTCCGACGCGGCGGCCCGTGCGGCGGGGGCCGCGCGGGCCGCCGGCCGCTGGCTGCACTTCGTGCACGCCAAGGACGGCCTGCCCGCGGGCGCGACCCGGCTGATCGCCGAGCGCGCCGCCGAGCTGGACGACACGGTCGACGTCCTGCTCCTCGACCACGTCACCACCACCTGGCAGACCGCGACCGCCCCCTCCCGCGACGGCCGTCACCTGGCCGCCGCCGGCCGCGCCGTCCTCGCCCTGGACGACGCCTCCGACCTGCTGCGCCTCACCCCGCTGCTCGGCAACCGCGTCCTGCGGGCCGCGTTCTGGCGGGCCCACGAGGAGCGGCTCACCACCGACGACGAGCCGGGCGCCGCGTACGCGGCCCTGCTGCACGCCGAGCGGGTCGCCTGCCTGAACCAGGTGGCGTACGAACACCGCAGGCTGCGCCCCGAGAGCCTGCCGCCGCGCGCCCCCGAGGACCGCTTCGCGCTCATCGACCGCTACGAGTCCCTGCTCCCGCTCGCCCGGGACCGCCGTGCCGCCCGCGCGGTCATGTACGACCTGATGGTCCGCGACCTGGTGCGCGCCTTCGCCGGTGAGCACCTGCCCGACACGGTGGCCCGCGAGTTCTTCCGCCGGGCCTCCCTGGCCGCGGTCCGCTGGCGCCCCGAGAACCACCGGCGGCCGGCCGGCCTCGAAGGCGTACGGCACGGCCTGCTCGAAGAGGGCGCCTACACCAAGTACCGTGCCTTCCAGGCCGCCAACCGCACCCGCCGCGCGGCCAGGAAGACGGTAAGAACCCGCAAGCGCCAGCTCGGCGCCAAACTGCGCGACCAGCAGTACCGCAAGGCGCTCGCCCGCCCGGTCGACCCGAACCTGGCCGTCTTCGCCGCCTACTGGGACCGCGGGGTGGCCTGCAACCCGGCCGCGATCGCCGCCAAGCTCGCCGAACTCGCCCCGCACATCCGCCGGGTGTGGGTGGTGAACAAGGAGAACGCGGCCCTGCTGCCGCCCGGCACCGACCACGTGGTCCCGGGCACCCGCCGCTACTGGGAGACGCTGGCCACCGCCAAGTACCTGACGAACAACGTCAACTTCCCCAACGCGGTCGTCAAGCGCCCCGACGCGATCCACCTGCAGACCCACCACGGCACCCCGCTCAAGCGCATGGGCCTGGACCAGATGGACCACCCGGCCGCCGCCAAGGGCCTGGACTTCGCCGCCCTGCTGGCCCGCGTCGACAAGTGGGACTACAGCGTCAGCGCCAACAGCCACACCACCCGCATGTGGGAGCGCGCCTACCCGGCCCGTTACGTCTCCCTGGACCACGGCTATCCGCGCAACGACGTCTTCTACACCGCCACGGCGGCCGACGTCCGTGCGGCCCGCGAGCGCCTCGGCATCGCGCCCGGCCGCACCGCCGTGCTGTACGCCCCCACCCACCGCGACTACGAGGCCGGCTTCACCCCCCGCCTCGACCTGGCCGCCCTCGCCGACCGGCTCGGCGAGGACACCGTCCTGCTGGTCCGCGCGCACTACTTCTACGGCGGCGCGGCCTCCCCGCTGACCGGCCTGCGGCGCTCCGGCCGGATCATCGACGTCTCCTCCTACGACCCCGTCGAGGAGCTGTGCCTGGCCGCCGACGC
Above is a genomic segment from Streptomyces collinus Tu 365 containing:
- a CDS encoding CDP-glycerol glycerophosphotransferase family protein, with the protein product MPQLSVIVYGPNTQGHLTELLDALESRPLPDAEVIVAAVGDWARETAEGHAPHTVVVPLPEGTSDAAARAAGAARAAGRWLHFVHAKDGLPAGATRLIAERAAELDDTVDVLLLDHVTTTWQTATAPSRDGRHLAAAGRAVLALDDASDLLRLTPLLGNRVLRAAFWRAHEERLTTDDEPGAAYAALLHAERVACLNQVAYEHRRLRPESLPPRAPEDRFALIDRYESLLPLARDRRAARAVMYDLMVRDLVRAFAGEHLPDTVAREFFRRASLAAVRWRPENHRRPAGLEGVRHGLLEEGAYTKYRAFQAANRTRRAARKTVRTRKRQLGAKLRDQQYRKALARPVDPNLAVFAAYWDRGVACNPAAIAAKLAELAPHIRRVWVVNKENAALLPPGTDHVVPGTRRYWETLATAKYLTNNVNFPNAVVKRPDAIHLQTHHGTPLKRMGLDQMDHPAAAKGLDFAALLARVDKWDYSVSANSHTTRMWERAYPARYVSLDHGYPRNDVFYTATAADVRAARERLGIAPGRTAVLYAPTHRDYEAGFTPRLDLAALADRLGEDTVLLVRAHYFYGGAASPLTGLRRSGRIIDVSSYDPVEELCLAADALVTDYSSIMFDYANLDRPIVVYADDWETYRTTRGVYFDLTAEAPGRVARTQEELTEILSSGAWRDECAAKARAAFRRRFCEFDDGRAAERVVRRVFLGEPEEALPPVLPLEERTPAPTPEEATA
- a CDS encoding ABC transporter ATP-binding protein, with amino-acid sequence MAEQTFADAPENRGTTEQIPTVVADRVDIVYRVNGTGAGRGSATAALNRMLRRKQAEKAAGVRRVHAVKRVSFVAYKGEAIGLIGTNGSGKSTLLKAVAGLLPVENGHIYTDGQPSLLGVNAALMNDLTGERNVHLGGLAMGMSREQIKERYQDIVDFSGINEKGDFITLPMRTYSSGMAARLRFSIAAAKDHDVLLIDEALATGDRSFQKRSEERIRELRRHAGTVFLVSHNNKSIRDTCERVLWLERGELRMDGPTEDVLKEYEAFTGDKSDKPAKPAKKTDPKKKAAQPTAPDVPLPS
- a CDS encoding ABC transporter permease; this encodes MSQVLHTPPPTQVPAGDDLAALAARHGLTVSGARPSLPEYVRQLWARRHFITAFATAKLTAQYSQAKLGQVWQVMTPLLNAAVYYFIFGVLLGTKHNVPDYVPFLVTGVFIWTFTQSSIMAGTRAIAGNLGLVRALHFPRAALPISFALQQLQQLLFSMAALVVILLCFGVPVAASWLLALPALVLQFVFNAGVSMIMARMGAKTPDIAQLMPFVLRTWMYVSGVMWSIDKLTKKDHLPHVVTVLLETNPAAVYIDLMRYALIDSFHAHQLPPHVWATAVGWALLAGVGGFIYFWKAEETYGRG